The Leptodactylus fuscus isolate aLepFus1 chromosome 1, aLepFus1.hap2, whole genome shotgun sequence nucleotide sequence ATTGCCTTTAGGCCGGGGcaccacgtggcgtaaacactgcaggaaaactgcgccattttacagtcaggacaaagtggatgggattctagcagatTCTGTGCTCACTTTACAGTAAAAACCAAGATACGGACACGCCATGACTTCCAAAagcggcacggttttggaaatcgcagcatgttaattataaccTCGCAATCGCCAGctgttttcccataggtataattcaaaCAAAGTCTTCTTTTTTTGCTGCACGACACCACGtggaaccttagccttaaagggagtttctCATTTGAACCCAGTTTATCAACCTAGCCCCGCAgttagtcacctgaatcaaacagttttTTTCCTTTGTGCCTCAGTAGCCCAGATaaggctgtttttgtcaatatgcaaaagagCTTTGTGCTTTGTGCGCTCATTGCACCAtatggctcatttgcatattgccatAAACTGTGATATCTCAACTGATTTGCTGGTACACacagagaaaacgctgtttgTTTCAacttaccctaacctatctgtcacggagcaaaggtatacgtccttcctccggaggatatcttgaatcaacagggatgcaagaggtcgggagacaacagcaatttattgtaatccacaaagttagtagccggcggcggtcacatcaaccgtaacaacaataagtccacagaagtcacaactcaatgatagctttggttctttggtcctgtaactaaatcctggctctctgtagagctgtgcacaggccggctaacacatactaactgctagctacatactatatactaagactgttacatcctatatttgtgggtgggaagggctgagtcacagatccttcccccctcacctatgccaaacagagcagactccctgtctcctgtggacaatgcaccatccaacatcttcttggggacaccgagcagattatctccacccattgtcctcactagttagaggtatttgcatacaatgtgctaacacactggaccctaatcagccaactacacattgatgtatacaacaggttagagaatacattccacatgaaatatatattacacatggcctatagtatagactctaaacaccccgcgacaacccctccccctctcaaaacatgtgcatgacacaattggcctacacaggtaaattggggaatgcacatcagtctctatagctcatatgtcctcctgccgggataacccatctacgttctggtgttggttccctcggcggtactgaatggtaaagttgtagggttgaagggctggcatctggcagaaaatccggtggatccatgttggcttctccctgagcttggcttcgggtcacggctcccacaaagtggcactgtagatttccaacatcgttgtcTAACAGAatatcggccggcagcccgctcatcacaccaattgtgcatcgttttggtccataaccatagtcgagttccacggtagctttaggaatacgtctccgagtaccccctgccaactcgatagaaaggccagggccctcctctagggcctcgggttgcacaactcgggggtccgctaccgttaggaaagctcccgagtcccggaatccaacaactgttcggccctcctgcaagtgcttccgctgagggtttgcgggatgtgtggcagagggctggatcccatagacccctggaggtggaacagatgggtcattcatggagtcatctggaaatggggccaaactttctgtcctaggggtggttcccaggtagtgaataggccgggatgccactgtGGACCGTGCTCCCAAGTTAGCAGGgcagctagcttgcaaatgtccaggccgcccgcacccaaaacatctgcgctctagagttcttccagcaggtcgttgtctagggacagggttgttcatagctggaggccgatgggcaggggcaggggtagagggtgaagtgtaatcctgaggccggacacgaaaggtgggtggctggctgaagggtgtctgggggacggtggtagttttccgctcctctgcaaacaacctcttccactgcggcttgatggtcaggccctcatctgcaagagaagcagcttgctcaactgtggctgggttccgttccagcacccactcacgaatctcagcggggcactgggaaaagaactgttccttaagtatgacttggaggatcttatcgactgtgacagcctcctctccttctagccagcgcttgcatgcttgcttcaacttgtgggcgaacatgtggaaggagcttcccccattgtaagacaaagagcggaactgaactcggtaggtctctggagtgactgcataatacttctgcactgctcttttaatggcctcatagtcccgctgatcactagggtccatggctctgagagcttccgcagccccatctcgtaggtgccccaccagataccggacccaatccttctctgggacttccatcaggcggcactggtgttcgaagtcctgaaaatatccatcaacatccccagccgcttcctcaaaggtcttgaagtgtttatgggagacatatggtggttctctcactgttgggctaggggtcggcgtttgattataattccccttagttatctcagccattcgcctttcatgcgccattctttccttttcatgcgccattctctgttcctccttctctgtttcctgagccctctgtaacgctctactcctttgctctgcagttgcttctagccccagcactgccaattcctcctcatacaaaacaacccatctgctcttttgggtctgtacctgccactcccgtatctctactgtctcctgggggcagccctcctcatggtcgctttgcagggtcatctcctccagcgcctcgatcagttgatctttcgttcttccctgataactcaggtttagttcccgggcccttacttatagacttgccatagtccagttcctgtattctgaggttgtggctccattaatcgctgggctgctgtagtccatctcgctgtccgctgttgatcccaccgctgccaaccagttgtcacggagcaaaggtatacgtccttcctccggaggatatcttgaatcaacagggatgcaagaggtcaggagacaacagcaatttattgtaatccacaaagttagtagccggcggcggtcacatcaaccgtaacaacaataagtccacagaagtcacaactcaatgatagctttggttctttggtcctgtaactaaatcctggctctctgtagagctgtgcacaggccggctaacacatactaactgctagctacatactatatactaagactgttacatcctatatttgtgggtgggaagggctgagtcacagatccttcccccctcacctatgccaaacagagcagactccctgtctcctgtggacaatgcaccatccaacatcttcttggggacaccgagcagattatctccacccattgtcctcactagttagaggtatttgcatacaatgtgctaacacactggaccctaatcagccaactacacattgatgtatacaacaggttagagaatacattccacatgaaatatatattacacatggcctatagtatagactctaaacaccccgcgacactatctatctgtggggctaagttgatatgctgggttctggtgacagactccctttgaatgGGTTTTCTTACCAAAAGGAAGTGATATCAAACCTCTGGCATACACCTTTACTTAATGTTCACGACAGAATGTGGCTTTATAGACATAATTAGTCCAAGTGGGCCGCAACTACTGGTGCTCATGATTTACCTGGCCGACCCTTACATGACCATGTATATCCTCATATATATCTCTATCCGATCTACTCTGCTCTGTTAGTGTACTGCAAAGGTGTTTGTCCACAGTCTAGTTTCTCCGCTCATATATCAGTCATGCCTATTAATCCATGTTTGAACTAGCTTTGTCTGCTCTGTTGATTATATTTCAACTTATGCCACCTGCCCTAAACTCTGCTTGTCCTGACCTCAGCTTGTCCTTTAAGCATGTCCCTATTTGTCTTTTCTGTACCATACACCGTTTTTTGACCCACCAGGTCAAATTCCACTAAACAGAGAATACTATAGATTTTCAGAAAACTCAATGTTATCGTTGTTTACCTATAAAGATAAGCACTGTCCGAACCTTCATTAGCTAAACTAATTTCCTGGATGGAAGAATAATAAATAACTACAGGGAACAGTGAGGGAGTCACATCACCTGACCTAAGATCCAGTATAGGCCAAGAGCCCTGACAATgatgtataaacaatgggaggaataatttcacatagcaggcaaacaaaacagaATTGCTTAAgcagtatatttaggaaaactcttgaatttacataagctagcagtattgataggatcattgagatgggaatactgCTTTAATTATGTTAGAAAAAAGTTTTGCAGTCTTTCTTCTTGTCTTCCCTTTGCTGGATTGaaaattattattttgtaaaaaaaaaaagtttggggctGTTAGCCCAATTTTGTAAATGTAAACTTAGTGTGATATACCTCTCAGCTGAAAATAAGTCTTGCAAGGGTTTATAGTGTAAGAAATTAAGTAcactttttctttaaagggattgtccatcatCTGTGTGGGTGATTTGATGAAAAGGACTGGGTAACTGCTCAAATCATTCGCTTAGCCACCCTTTGCCATTATCGCTGGTGCAAATAAGAGAAGAGAGCCGGCTTAGCTAATGAACTGTACCTGTCAGCCAGTACCCTTCATGATGTCATCAACACAAAGAGGGGAAGGGCGCTACCTTGCCACTCTGCCATAGCAAATACAGACGTTCTGGAGCTGCCAGAACCGCCAAACTGACACTGAAATCATTACAGCAGTGCAGCATTAATAATAAAACTATACTAGTAAGTTGTATTAAATTATATTTGCAAACCAAGCAATTAACTATTtatatcctgggcaaccccttgaAGTATGCAGTTGTGTTGCACAAAGCATTTGAATATTTTATTGAACAATATTCACATTAATTTATTAAGTCTGTACATTACAGATTAGTCACATGTTTGGTTCACTGACATGAAAAATCGAATTTAAGTCCAAACAAAGATAAAGGCTTTGATTCTCAAATACAAATAACATTGTCCGTGTTAAGTTACTCGAGGAACAAGTCTAATAACAAGATTAGAGCCAGACATAACTCTAAGCTGTACTAAAAAAGTTCTTTATGAGCAGTGTCTTCACATATTTCTGTGATCACCACAAATCACTCATAACAATGTCAACAACAAGTGCATGTCAGAGAACTGGGATCTTTGTATTCAAGCACGCTTCCTGGTACAGGACAATACTGTCTGATACTCAGATTTGGTTGTTTGTACTGAACATACCAAAGCTTTGCTCTTCAGGCAGCTCTTACTATCATGTTTGTTCCTCTAGGGGTAAAATGTTTTGTGTCTCTTCTATAAGACTATTATTGAAGAATTTTTATATAGGATTATGAAAATCAATCTAATCTGAAAGAGCTATTGTAAAAAGTGATTTTTGCAGTTTGAGACTGTTATGTGTTATGATAGTGTCTCTGTAGAAAATATTAGAAATTTcaggaactggctgacaacaCAGGGCAGTATAACAAGCTGTTTAAATCTCACACAGTGCTGAGAGACAGATCCTACACACCCAAACGTTTTCACTAGCATCAGCAGAAAAGTCAGGTGAAAGTGTGCGGAGTTGGGTTATCTCAACAGAAACTGGTATAAAAATAAATGCTTTACAATCTGAAGACAAATCAGAATCTATGATTAATTTACAAAGCCAGGAGTATAAATCAGAAGAGTGAACATGTCCAAGCTGAAAATCAGTCCAAAACAATCCAACAAGAGAGCCAAAATTTAGCCACAAATAAGTACAATAAAATAGCAGACACCTGTATGAGCAGGAATAGGGTTTAACGATccaatatccctcctcagctgctaattggatcgGCATAGGAGAGGCCTGAAGACTGCAGAAGCTTTACAGGTTAGAAAGGAAATCTTAAAGCAACGTCAGCTAAACTGAGATTCAACTTTATACTATAAAAGTGTCCAAAAACGTATGTGCTTAAAGAGGGTGTCCGGGCAAAATATCATTTTTaaaataggccaggggaggtgcaaAACAAAACcatgctcacctgtccctgttgctccatTGTCCTCCCAGTACAGTCCGGTCCTGCTGTTCCGGTGTCTTCTGCTCCTCGCCGGCTGAGACATCCCGGATCCCTTCCTTTGAAGCCACTTatgggcctcagtggttacataATTGCTGAGGCCACTCAGCACCATCAGTAAGTGACCCCGGGATGTCCCAGGTAGTGATGTCATGTGTCCTTTGCTGAAGCTGCTGGTTGACTTTATTGGTCACGTGTGGCAGGGATCTCTGCCAAAGGACAACAGTGGACTGGAAGGACCATtctgggaggcaccagagcacccGGAAAAggtatgtttgggttttttttttcacctcctctggcctatttaaaatatataatttttttttctggtcaACTCCTAAAATATAGTAGCTAAAAGCAATTACGGGAGTATCACAGAAGTAAGAATTTTAGTGTCCTTTTAGTTTTCGATTCTGCAAAGCATCATGGTACACATTAAATATACGGTGGTTACTTTGTCAGGATAGCTGCACCCAAAATATGGTTATGGATTGGCTTCATTTTAGAGAGTTGAGATGACCTACTGGTTAATGAAAAAGTTATGTAAGCTCTGCTACAAAAAGTAGACTTGtacagctataaaaaaaaaaaaaagtgaatgcaATTAAGGGCAAGTTGAAAAGATATTTTTggaaatagttgttttttttttgttgttgtttttttttaatcggctGTAATTCCATTGTTCATAATAGTGCATATCAAAAAATGTGAAGGGTTTTATTTAGAATTGAGACCTTTGAAAAGAAGCATTGTAATTCCCAGTGGCTGCTGACCTTTCACCAGATCCATAAACTCCAGTTATTTGCATCTTTCAACCATATCATCACCGGGCCATTTTACCTCGTTCATAACCGCACACATTttcagtttagttttttttttataaatgcaaCTTAGATGGTTATAACATTCTTTTTGTTcaagttattcaaataatttttgtggctttttttttagatgatacatagggctttatttttaactttatttcagttttttttaacgTCAGTGAAAATATAAACAGTgtattttatgatgtttttttaTAGCACAAAGTTCTACTTTTGTGTGTGCtggcccacttgacagtagggaAAAACTGCGCTGTTCACATGGGAACAGTGGGGATAGAGAAAAACATACCAACTGCAGCAGAGTCAGTGGAGCAATGTCTAATAAGGAATGCAAAGAATTGCATCTCTTCAAAAGAGTTGTTTCGATAAGATATATGCACATTTAAGAATATGAGGAAGAGAAAGAGGTGTTTAGAAGAAACCGTCCAGCTAGGAGCCTTCTGGATATAGAAAATGTTGATTTGTAGTATAAATTGTACAATATATTTTCTGGATGGAGTCACTAGGGCATTATATATAAATATCGAGACATGTCTACTCTATCTATTATTCTAGTTTACATCTCAGTTTCCTTTGCTATAAATAGATTTATAATATCAAATAGAGATGGTAGAAGAAAGTTAAAGGGATCTGTCGCTAGAAAATTAGATATCAAACCAGCCACAGCGCATTGTAGGGAGGCATTATACATAGCACCATTATAGTCAAATGGATGTATCATTATCTTGGAAAAGATTTTAGAAATATACTAATATCACATCATGTGGCTCTGTCTTGTAAGGGCCATCCTAGCACTTGACACAGctgtcaggacttttctctctgccaattttaggcGGAGTCTGTGGCGGGGTCTCCAACGCAGTTGTGAATCCAACCTTATACATCTTTGTACATAttaggaaacccgaacgcagatgtgaacctagccttattagCTTTTGTATATGGAAAGTTCTGAGTTTCAGAATATGGCAATGTATGGAATTTTTTAAAGTTCTTATTTTTTTacgtattaaaacataacaaaagctatataaatttggcattttTATTGACCCACAGATTAAAGGTATCATGTCATTTTACTGCAGAGAGAATAtcataaaaataaaactcataaGAAAATgatactatttatttttttttttaattccacccCGGTACAATGTATGGAATTTTGAATGATACCATTCAGATATACAATTTCTTCCGAAAGAAATAAACCCTCATACTATGaatggaataataaaaaaaagttatgagtgaAAATGCAGAAATAAAAAATGACTGCAATGGAAAGGTGTTAAAATGGAAAGACAATATTTTGAGTTCCACTATGGTGTTTGAACTTATAGTCATGACCGTAAGTGTTGGcatccctgaaatttttccagaatatgaagtatttctcccagaaaattattgcacttacacatgttttgttatacatatatttatttcctttgtgtgtagtggaacaacacaaaaactgAGGgggaaaaaaggcaaattggacataattttacacaaaactccaaaaatggactgGACAAAATTGTAGGCAACTTTCCAAAATTGTAGGTAAATAACTGGTTCAGGCATGTAATGCTCCtttaaactcacctgtggcaagtaacaggtgtgggcaatataaataaaaatacacctgaaaccagataaaaaggttAAACTGAATGATGGAGAGTCTAGCGCATAGGTGAACCTAGCATCATTGTAGGTACAATACAGAAAACTATGGGGCACTATGTAAATAAATAGATGAGTTTTGCTGAAATTTGTACATGCAAACAAatatattttagtaattttttattttatttgtatcaACAGATCTACCTTCGAGCTACTGATGTGAAGTTGATGAGGCAGTTGCTCATCATCAATGAAAACATTGAGTCTATCAAGTACATGATGGAGGAGAAGGACATCGTTACCAGCCAAGGAAGCAGCCTGAGTGGGAGCCTTTGCAGTTTACTAGAGAGTCGGGATAGTTCTTTGCAAGGAAGCTATACCAGTTTACATGGCTATAGTGATGGAATGGATGAAATATCAGTGGGTAGTTACTTGGATACACTAGCTGACATAGTCCCCGGACACTGTACCCCAGATTTTGACCAATACAATGATGTACAACAAAACACAGATGATTATCAACCACTATGCAGCAATTCCAATCATCAGTATGATGAATACTATTGCTTTAGATAGGACTAGCATATCCTATTTGTCCATATTGGATGATCCACACATTTTTCTTAATTATTCTAATAGGTCAAAAATAAATCAGTTAAGATGTACACAAGTTTTACTGGAGCTGTATATGTTTTTCTTACTCTATTTTTCAACACATGTTCAGTTGCTATTTATTATATAACGTGTAATTTTACGTTCTTTATTATGTAATTACCTGaagactgtaataataataaatggcttGTCCTAGagtagatattgatggcctatccttaggataggttatcactaCTAGAGTGGAGGAGATCCAACGTTTCATCTAATCCACTGATATCTACAAAGTGTACAGATTGAGGAAGCAGAGTCGAAGCTGAATGTGAGCTGATCTGCTATAGCATGTCACAGccgctatacagtgcacagatccATCTGTTTCCAGCTCCTTCACTGTGCAGATATTAACTGACCAGTAGGGATGCCGGGTTTCAGTCTCCACTGATCTGATAGGACAACAATATCTACTCTTGAACAaccaatgtaccgtatatactcgagtataagccaactttttcaacacatttttcatgctgaaaaagctctcctcggcttatacacgagtcagggtccacagagcacagaaaactgaaagggggaggtcctttagtgctactgctctgtgattagcttttcatgaggtcatgtgactgtgatgtcatcaaaggtcctgtagccactggtatgtaacatctacaGATAagattgagtctaaatcctagtagctccacccacaccagagtctgatcacatggccatgacgtcatcagaggtcctttagcacactaggatttagcatctaccctgcagatgagtggccgggattcattgtgtcttatggaagatgtctgttgtatggaggagaggaagctgcagtaacgtgacacacacagggaccttcctttagttactctgcctattaatgtcaggcatttggggttattaatttagtttcagtaactccatgtgcctcacattaataaccccatcatgtccctcatattaacccctgtgtgccccatataagggttactaatatgtgagacacatgagggtactaatgaaggaccttaattatgaaaatATCTAATTATTACCtctatatgtcccacatatcagtaactcttatgtgaggcacacagggggttaatgtgagggacatgatggggttaactgctattactatgatccccccatggagttactaagctgcaatgcacatgaccagactttttatctgcaatggtggatttcccccccccctcccccctaggcttatacgcgagttaataagttttcccagttttttgtggtaaaattaggggtctcggcttatattcggttcggcttatactcgagtatatacggtaataattgTGTAACAAATCAGGGATAGGGTTATGCATTACTATAAAACTGCCACACCATCGTATGCTATTTTTAATTGCTTTGTGTTTTCGGTATTCCACAAAAATAAAGCATAGTGTCATGCAGAAATAAGTCTTATGTTCTTTTCTCATATGGTCAGTCACCTAGGTAGAAAGAGCTCATTTATTTATATAGGTACAACATGTATAACAGACACCAAATGTATTTATATCTTTTTTTATATTCTTAATTCCTTCCTGCTGAAATCTTTTTTTCACtgctatttttccattcacagccatatgagggcttaatgtttgtggggcaaATTTTTCGTtataatggtgccatttattattctgtacaatgtactgggaagctggaaaaaaatccagaatggggtggaactggagaaaaaagtgcatttgtgtgactttcttacgggcattgtttttacggcattcactatgcagccaaattgAGATGACGCTTGTATA carries:
- the LURAP1L gene encoding leucine rich adaptor protein 1-like, whose amino-acid sequence is MADSSTLDLRDIEIKLGRKVPESLARSLREEHCDWKKDVPESQCPLSPTQPNTLERLETKLQLLKQDMIYLRATDVKLMRQLLIINENIESIKYMMEEKDIVTSQGSSLSGSLCSLLESRDSSLQGSYTSLHGYSDGMDEISVGSYLDTLADIVPGHCTPDFDQYNDVQQNTDDYQPLCSNSNHQYDEYYCFR